In the Carassius gibelio isolate Cgi1373 ecotype wild population from Czech Republic chromosome B24, carGib1.2-hapl.c, whole genome shotgun sequence genome, one interval contains:
- the rsu1 gene encoding ras suppressor protein 1 isoform X1 — MCLPWKKMSKSLKKIVEESRDKNIPEVDMCDRGISNLLDIPGLFTLSNITQLVLSHNKLSAVPPNIADLKNLEVLNMFNNQIEELPTQISSLQKLKHLNLGMNRLSTLPRGFGSLPALEVLDLTYNNLNESSLPGNFFYLTTLRALYLSDNDFEILPPDIGKLAKLQILSLRDNDLISLPKEIGDLSQLKELHIQGNRLTVLPPELGNLDLTGPKQVFKAENNSWVTPIADQFQLGVSHVFEYIRSETYKYLYGRHLQANPEAPKKNADKSKKISRKPLAAKNK; from the exons ATGTGTCTCCCTTGGAAG AAAATGTCAAAGTCTCTGAAGAAGATAGTGGAGGAGAGTCGGGATAAGAATATACCGGAGGTGGACATGTGTGACAGAGGAATATCAAACCTGCTGGATATTCCTGGACTTT tcaCTTTATCCAACATAACCCAACTGGTCCTGAGCCACAACAAGCTGAGTG ctGTGCCTCCAAACATTGCAGACCTGAAGAACTTGGAAGTTTTGAACATGTTCAATAATCAGATTGAGGAGCTTCCAACCCAGATCAGTAGCCTGCAGAAACTTAAACATCTCAACCTTGG GATGAACAGGTTGAGCACTCTTCCTCGAGGGTTTGGATCTCTTCCGGCGCTGGAGGTTCTGGATCTGACGTACAACAACCTGAACGAGTCCTCACTGCCTGGGAATTTCTTTTACCTCA CCACCCTCCGTGCGCTCTATCTCAGTGACAACGATTTTGAGATTTTGCCCCCAGACATCGGCAAGCTGGCCAAGCTACAGATA ttgagtTTGAGGGACAATGACCTCATATCTCTACCCAAAGAGATCGGAGATCTGTCTCAGCTGAAGGAACTTCACATTCAAGGGAACAGACTCACTGTTCTGCCTCCTGAACTTG GTAACCTGGACCTGACAGGCCCAAAACAGGTGTTTAAGGCTGAGAATAACTCCTGGGTGACTCCCATCGCAGACCAGTTCCAGTTGGGTGTCTCTCATGTCTTTGAGTACATCCGCTCGGAGACATACAAGTA TCTTTACGGGCGACACTTGCAGGCCAACCCAGAGGCACCCAAAAAGAACGCCGACAAATCCAAGAAGATCAGCCGCAAGCCGCTGGCGGCCAAGAACAAGTAA
- the rsu1 gene encoding ras suppressor protein 1 isoform X3, whose product MCLPWKKMSKSLKKIVEESRDKNIPEVDMCDRGISNLLDIPGLFTLSNITQLVLSHNKLSAVPPNIADLKNLEVLNMFNNQIEELPTQISSLQKLKHLNLGMNRLSTLPRGFGSLPALEVLDLTYNNLNESSLPGNFFYLTTLRALYLSDNDFEILPPDIGKLAKLQILSLRDNDLISLPKEIGDLSQLKELHIQGNRLTVLPPELGNLDLTGPKQVFKAENNSWVTPIADQFQLGVSHVFEYIRSETYK is encoded by the exons ATGTGTCTCCCTTGGAAG AAAATGTCAAAGTCTCTGAAGAAGATAGTGGAGGAGAGTCGGGATAAGAATATACCGGAGGTGGACATGTGTGACAGAGGAATATCAAACCTGCTGGATATTCCTGGACTTT tcaCTTTATCCAACATAACCCAACTGGTCCTGAGCCACAACAAGCTGAGTG ctGTGCCTCCAAACATTGCAGACCTGAAGAACTTGGAAGTTTTGAACATGTTCAATAATCAGATTGAGGAGCTTCCAACCCAGATCAGTAGCCTGCAGAAACTTAAACATCTCAACCTTGG GATGAACAGGTTGAGCACTCTTCCTCGAGGGTTTGGATCTCTTCCGGCGCTGGAGGTTCTGGATCTGACGTACAACAACCTGAACGAGTCCTCACTGCCTGGGAATTTCTTTTACCTCA CCACCCTCCGTGCGCTCTATCTCAGTGACAACGATTTTGAGATTTTGCCCCCAGACATCGGCAAGCTGGCCAAGCTACAGATA ttgagtTTGAGGGACAATGACCTCATATCTCTACCCAAAGAGATCGGAGATCTGTCTCAGCTGAAGGAACTTCACATTCAAGGGAACAGACTCACTGTTCTGCCTCCTGAACTTG GTAACCTGGACCTGACAGGCCCAAAACAGGTGTTTAAGGCTGAGAATAACTCCTGGGTGACTCCCATCGCAGACCAGTTCCAGTTGGGTGTCTCTCATGTCTTTGAGTACATCCGCTCGGAGACATACAAGTA G
- the rsu1 gene encoding ras suppressor protein 1 isoform X2, which produces MSKSLKKIVEESRDKNIPEVDMCDRGISNLLDIPGLFTLSNITQLVLSHNKLSAVPPNIADLKNLEVLNMFNNQIEELPTQISSLQKLKHLNLGMNRLSTLPRGFGSLPALEVLDLTYNNLNESSLPGNFFYLTTLRALYLSDNDFEILPPDIGKLAKLQILSLRDNDLISLPKEIGDLSQLKELHIQGNRLTVLPPELGNLDLTGPKQVFKAENNSWVTPIADQFQLGVSHVFEYIRSETYKYLYGRHLQANPEAPKKNADKSKKISRKPLAAKNK; this is translated from the exons ATGTCAAAGTCTCTGAAGAAGATAGTGGAGGAGAGTCGGGATAAGAATATACCGGAGGTGGACATGTGTGACAGAGGAATATCAAACCTGCTGGATATTCCTGGACTTT tcaCTTTATCCAACATAACCCAACTGGTCCTGAGCCACAACAAGCTGAGTG ctGTGCCTCCAAACATTGCAGACCTGAAGAACTTGGAAGTTTTGAACATGTTCAATAATCAGATTGAGGAGCTTCCAACCCAGATCAGTAGCCTGCAGAAACTTAAACATCTCAACCTTGG GATGAACAGGTTGAGCACTCTTCCTCGAGGGTTTGGATCTCTTCCGGCGCTGGAGGTTCTGGATCTGACGTACAACAACCTGAACGAGTCCTCACTGCCTGGGAATTTCTTTTACCTCA CCACCCTCCGTGCGCTCTATCTCAGTGACAACGATTTTGAGATTTTGCCCCCAGACATCGGCAAGCTGGCCAAGCTACAGATA ttgagtTTGAGGGACAATGACCTCATATCTCTACCCAAAGAGATCGGAGATCTGTCTCAGCTGAAGGAACTTCACATTCAAGGGAACAGACTCACTGTTCTGCCTCCTGAACTTG GTAACCTGGACCTGACAGGCCCAAAACAGGTGTTTAAGGCTGAGAATAACTCCTGGGTGACTCCCATCGCAGACCAGTTCCAGTTGGGTGTCTCTCATGTCTTTGAGTACATCCGCTCGGAGACATACAAGTA TCTTTACGGGCGACACTTGCAGGCCAACCCAGAGGCACCCAAAAAGAACGCCGACAAATCCAAGAAGATCAGCCGCAAGCCGCTGGCGGCCAAGAACAAGTAA
- the c1ql3a gene encoding complement C1q-like protein 3 has translation MVLVLVILIPVLVSSAGTSAAHYEMLGTCRMVCDPYGTKSPTSTVSADPARDSSLMQSLPTFIQGPKGEPGRPGKVGPRGPPGEPGPPGPPGEKGEPGRPGLPGQPGPNMATGAISAATYSTVPKIAFYAGLKKQHEGYELLKFDDVVTNLGNHYDPTTGKFTCSIPGIYFFTYHVLMRGGDGTSMWADLCKNNQVRASAIAQDADQNYDYASNSAVLHLEPGDEVYIKLDGGKAHGGNNNKYSTFSGFIIYAD, from the exons ATGGTCCTGGTGCTGGTGATCCTGATCCCGGTTTTGGTGAGCTCTGCCGGGACATCCGCCGCGCACTACGAGATGCTCGGCACCTGCAGGATGGTTTGCGATCCTTACGGTACCAAATCCCCGACCAGCACGGTCTCAGCAGACCCGGCCCGGGACAGCAGTCTTATGCAGTCTTTACCAACTTTTATACAAGGTCCGAAAGGTGAACCGGGACGCCCAGGGAAAGTGGGGCCGAGGGGCCCTCCCGGTGAACCCGGACCCCCTGGACCTCCCGGAGAGAAGGGGGAACCGGGACGACCTGGATTACCTGGGCAGCCGGGACCAAACATGGCAACCGGCGCCATCAGCGCGGCCACCTACAGCACCGTGCCCAAAATCGCCTTTTACGCAGGGCTCAAAAAGCAGCACGAGGGCTACGAGCTGCTGAAGTTTGACGACGTTGTCACGAATCTCGGGAATCATTACGACCCAACCACGGGCAAATTTACCTGCTCCATACCGGGAATATACTTCTTTACCTACCATGTGCTCATGAGAGGAGGAGACGGAACCAGCATGTGGGCTGATCTGTGCAAGAACAACCAG GTCCGTGCCAGCGCCATCGCCCAGGACGCAGATCAAAACTACGACTACGCCAGCAACAGCGCTGTTCTTCATCTGGAGCCCGGAGACGAAGTCTACATCAAATTAGACGGGGGTAAAGCCCACGGGGGCAACAACAACAAGTACAGCACCTTCTCTGGTTTTATTATATATGCCGATTAG